The proteins below come from a single Pleuronectes platessa chromosome 3, fPlePla1.1, whole genome shotgun sequence genomic window:
- the LOC128436818 gene encoding sodium/calcium exchanger 1 isoform X2 produces MSRTRITPLFTANQLLLLVTFISSGLQLSAAGGSAEALRSNSTVSNTTKCGGDTTCKEGVILPMWKPDNPAFADRLARAAIYFVGLAFMFLGVSIIADRFMSSIEVITSQERQITIKKPNGEKITTTVRIWNETVSNLTLMALGSSAPEILLSVVEVCGHNFDAGELGPNTIVGSAAFNMFVIIGLCVSVIPEGQTRKVKHLRVFFVTATWSVFAYIWLYLILAVSSPGVVDIWEGLLTLFFFPICVGFAYVADRRLLFYKYMGKRYRAGKHRGMIIETEGEPELPSKVNVEMDRKMLSAPGEEFMDGDTGFDRKELEEEEARREVARILKELKQKHPEKEMEQLMELANYQVLNQQQKSRAFYRCQATRIMTGTGNILKKHAADQAKRANLHSISSEVSANHASSKVFFDPGTYQCLENCGSVALNVVRQGGDLTSTVSVDYRTEDGTANAGSDYQFTEGTVIFQPGETEKEIRIDIIDDDIFEEDEHFLVYLSNVRVTSEAAGSDGGGANHVDALAGLGLPCTATVTIFDDDHAGIFTFEEPVVTVSESIGRMEVKVVRSSGARGVVVVPYKTMEGTAKGGGEDFEDTHGVLEFDNDEIIKIIEINIIDDEEYEKNKNFFLEIGEPQLMEMSERKALLLQEVGGFVQTGRDVYRKVQGREHPAPSAIINITGEGGEEVWTKKDEEERRVAEMGRPMLGEHVKLEVTIEESYEFKSTVDKLIKKTNLALLIGTNSWREQFVEAITVGSGKDSTGECDEDESGEEKLPSCFDYVMHFLTVFWKLLFALVPPTDYWNGWACFVVSISVIGMLTAVIGDLASHFGCTVGLKDSVTAVVFVALGTSVPDTFASKVSAIQDQYADASIGNVTGSNAVNVFLGIGVAWSIAAIYHYSQGQQFKVDPGTLAFSVTLFTIFAFICFGVLLYRRRPEIGGELGGPRVPKILTTCLFFSLWLIYIVLSSLEAYCHVQGF; encoded by the exons ATGAGCCGAACCAGGATCACACCCCTGTTCACCGCCAATCAGCTGCTTCTCCTGGTGACCTTCATCTCCTCTGGACTCCAGCTATCTGCAGCAGGAGGCTCTGCTGAGGCCCTCAGGTCCAACAGCACAGTCAGCAACACAACCAAATGCGGCGGAGACACCACCTGCAAAGAGGGCGTCATCCTGCCGATGTGGAAGCCGGACAACCCGGCCTTCGCCGACCGCCTCGCCAGAGCCGCCATTTACTTTGTGGGGTTGGCGTTCATGTTCCTGGGTGTCTCCATCATCGCTGACCGCTTCATGTCATCCATCGAAGTCATCACCTCCCAGGAAAGACAGATCACCATCAAGAAACCAAACGGTGAGAAGATCACCACAACGGTGCGGATCTGGAACGAGACTGTTTCCAACCTCACCCTGATGGCGCTGGGCTCCTCCGCCCCTGAAATCCTCCTGTCAGTCGTGGAGGTCTGTGGTCACAACTTTGACGCCGGTGAGCTCGGCCCAAACACCATTGTAGGAAGTGCGGCATTCAACATGTTTGTCATCATTGGCCTTTGTGTGTCCGTCATACCCGAAGGTCAGACCAGAAAGGTGAAGCACCTCCGGGTGTTCTTCGTCACGGCCACCTGGAGCGTGTTCGCGTACATCTGGCTCTACCTGATCCTCGCCGTCTCTTCTCCAGGGGTAGTTGATATATGGGAGGGGCTTCTcacactcttcttcttccccatTTGTGTTGGCTTCGCTTACGTGGCCGACCGCAGACTTCTTTTCTATAAATACATGGGCAAACGATACAGAGCAGGGAAGCACAGAGGAATGATCATCGAAACCGAGGGAGAACCAGAGCTTCCCTCAAAGGTCAACGTGGAAATGGACAGAAAGATGCTCAGCGCTCCTGGGGAGGAGTTCATGGACGGAGATACAGGGTTTGATaggaaggagctggaggaggaggaggcgcgcAGAGAGGTGGCCAGGATCCTCAAGGAgctgaaacaaaaacatccaGAGAAGGAGATGGAGCAGTTGATGGAGCTCGCTAATTATCAGGTTTTAAACCAGCAACAGAAGAGTCGGGCCTTCTACCGCTGTCAGGCGACCAGGATCATGACAGGaacaggaaacatcctgaagaaGCACGCCGCTGATCAGGCCAAGAGAGCCAATCTGCACAGCATCTCCTCTGAGGTTTCAGCCAACCACGCTTCCTCCAAGGTTTTCTTTGACCCTGGAACGTACCAGTGTCTAGAGAACTGCGGCAGCGTAGCCCTGAACGTGGTGCGTCAAGGTGGAGACCTCACGAGCACCGTCTCAGTGGACTACCGGACGGAGGACGGCACTGCTAACGCCGGCTCCGACTACCAGTTCACTGAAGGAACTGTTATCTTCCAACCAGGCGAGACCGAGAAGGAAATCCGCATAGACATCATCGATGACGACATTTTCGAGGAAGATGAGCATTTCCTGGTCTACCTCAGCAACGTGAGAGTGACATCAGAGGCTGCTGGCTCAGACGGGGGCGGGGCTAACCACGTGGACGCCCTGGCAGGTTTGGGTCTTCCATGCACAGCCACTGTCACCATCTTCGATGATGACCACGCTGGTATCTTTACGTTCGAGGAGCCGGTGGTGACTGTGAGCGAGAGCATCGGGAggatggaggtgaaggtggtCCGGTCCTCGGGAGCTCGAGGAGTTGTGGTGGTGCCGTACAAAACCATGGAGGGGACGGCTAAAGGAGGCGGCGAggactttgaggacacacatgGAGTCCTGGAGTTTGACAATGATGAGATCAT cAAAATTATTGAGATCAATATAATCGATGATGAAGAATATGAGAAAAACAAGAACTTCTTCCTAGAGATTGGAGAACCTCAGCTGATGGAGATGAGTGAGAGGAAAG ctcTGTTGCTTCAGGAAGTCG GTGGATTCGTCCAAACAG GAAGAGATGTCTACAGGAAGGTCCAGGGCCGGGAGCATCCCGCCCCCTCTGCCATCATCAACATCACAG GGGAGGGGGGTGAGGAGGTTTGGACGAagaaggatgaagaggagcGGCGGGTCGCGGAGATGGGTCGACCGATGCTGGGAGAACACGTCAAGCTGGAGGTCACCATCGAGGAGTCGTACGAGTTCAAG AGCACCGTGGATAAACTCATCAAGAAGACCAACCTGGCTCTGCTGATCGGGACCAACAGCTGGAGGGAGCAGTTTGTGGAGGCCATCACAGTCGGCTCCGGTAAAGACTCCACGGGAGAGT GTGACGAGGACGAGTCCGGGGAGGAGAAGCTGCCGTCCTGCTTCGACTACGTCATGCACTTCCTCACCGTCTTCTGGAAACTCCTGTTTGCCTTAGTCCCTCCCACCGACTACTGGAACGGCTGGGCCTGCTTCGTGGTGTCCATCTCGGTCATCGGCATGCTGACGGCGGTGATCGGCGACCTGGCGTCTCATTTCGGCTGCACCGTCGGCCTCAAAGACTCTGTGACTGCTGTGGTGTTCGTGGCTTTGGGGACTTCAGTACCAG acaCCTTTGCCAGTAAAGTGTCGGCCATCCAGGACCAATACGCCGACGCCTCCATCGGCAATGTGACGGGAAGCAACGCGGTCAACGTCTTCCTGGGTATCGGCGTGGCCTGGTCCATCGCTGCCATCTACCACTACTCCCAGGGCCAGCAGTTCAAGGTGGACCCAGGAACGCTGGCCTTCTCCGTCACTCTCTTCACCATCTTCGCCTTTATCTGTTTCGGTGTCCTCCTCTACCGCCGGCGGCCGGAGATCGGAGGGGAGCTCGGTGGCCCCCGGGTCCCGAAGATTCTCACCACCTGCTTGTTCTTCAGCCTGTGGTTGATTTACATTGTGCTCTCCTCATTAGAAGCATATTGCCACGTTCAGGGATTCTAA
- the LOC128436818 gene encoding sodium/calcium exchanger 1 isoform X3 — MSRTRITPLFTANQLLLLVTFISSGLQLSAAGGSAEALRSNSTVSNTTKCGGDTTCKEGVILPMWKPDNPAFADRLARAAIYFVGLAFMFLGVSIIADRFMSSIEVITSQERQITIKKPNGEKITTTVRIWNETVSNLTLMALGSSAPEILLSVVEVCGHNFDAGELGPNTIVGSAAFNMFVIIGLCVSVIPEGQTRKVKHLRVFFVTATWSVFAYIWLYLILAVSSPGVVDIWEGLLTLFFFPICVGFAYVADRRLLFYKYMGKRYRAGKHRGMIIETEGEPELPSKVNVEMDRKMLSAPGEEFMDGDTGFDRKELEEEEARREVARILKELKQKHPEKEMEQLMELANYQVLNQQQKSRAFYRCQATRIMTGTGNILKKHAADQAKRANLHSISSEVSANHASSKVFFDPGTYQCLENCGSVALNVVRQGGDLTSTVSVDYRTEDGTANAGSDYQFTEGTVIFQPGETEKEIRIDIIDDDIFEEDEHFLVYLSNVRVTSEAAGSDGGGANHVDALAGLGLPCTATVTIFDDDHAGIFTFEEPVVTVSESIGRMEVKVVRSSGARGVVVVPYKTMEGTAKGGGEDFEDTHGVLEFDNDEIIKIIEINIIDDEEYEKNKNFFLEIGEPQLMEMSERKALLLQEVGGFVQTGEDVYRKVQGREHPAPSAIINITGEGGEEVWTKKDEEERRVAEMGRPMLGEHVKLEVTIEESYEFKSTVDKLIKKTNLALLIGTNSWREQFVEAITVGSGKDSTGECDEDESGEEKLPSCFDYVMHFLTVFWKLLFALVPPTDYWNGWACFVVSISVIGMLTAVIGDLASHFGCTVGLKDSVTAVVFVALGTSVPDTFASKVSAIQDQYADASIGNVTGSNAVNVFLGIGVAWSIAAIYHYSQGQQFKVDPGTLAFSVTLFTIFAFICFGVLLYRRRPEIGGELGGPRVPKILTTCLFFSLWLIYIVLSSLEAYCHVQGF; from the exons ATGAGCCGAACCAGGATCACACCCCTGTTCACCGCCAATCAGCTGCTTCTCCTGGTGACCTTCATCTCCTCTGGACTCCAGCTATCTGCAGCAGGAGGCTCTGCTGAGGCCCTCAGGTCCAACAGCACAGTCAGCAACACAACCAAATGCGGCGGAGACACCACCTGCAAAGAGGGCGTCATCCTGCCGATGTGGAAGCCGGACAACCCGGCCTTCGCCGACCGCCTCGCCAGAGCCGCCATTTACTTTGTGGGGTTGGCGTTCATGTTCCTGGGTGTCTCCATCATCGCTGACCGCTTCATGTCATCCATCGAAGTCATCACCTCCCAGGAAAGACAGATCACCATCAAGAAACCAAACGGTGAGAAGATCACCACAACGGTGCGGATCTGGAACGAGACTGTTTCCAACCTCACCCTGATGGCGCTGGGCTCCTCCGCCCCTGAAATCCTCCTGTCAGTCGTGGAGGTCTGTGGTCACAACTTTGACGCCGGTGAGCTCGGCCCAAACACCATTGTAGGAAGTGCGGCATTCAACATGTTTGTCATCATTGGCCTTTGTGTGTCCGTCATACCCGAAGGTCAGACCAGAAAGGTGAAGCACCTCCGGGTGTTCTTCGTCACGGCCACCTGGAGCGTGTTCGCGTACATCTGGCTCTACCTGATCCTCGCCGTCTCTTCTCCAGGGGTAGTTGATATATGGGAGGGGCTTCTcacactcttcttcttccccatTTGTGTTGGCTTCGCTTACGTGGCCGACCGCAGACTTCTTTTCTATAAATACATGGGCAAACGATACAGAGCAGGGAAGCACAGAGGAATGATCATCGAAACCGAGGGAGAACCAGAGCTTCCCTCAAAGGTCAACGTGGAAATGGACAGAAAGATGCTCAGCGCTCCTGGGGAGGAGTTCATGGACGGAGATACAGGGTTTGATaggaaggagctggaggaggaggaggcgcgcAGAGAGGTGGCCAGGATCCTCAAGGAgctgaaacaaaaacatccaGAGAAGGAGATGGAGCAGTTGATGGAGCTCGCTAATTATCAGGTTTTAAACCAGCAACAGAAGAGTCGGGCCTTCTACCGCTGTCAGGCGACCAGGATCATGACAGGaacaggaaacatcctgaagaaGCACGCCGCTGATCAGGCCAAGAGAGCCAATCTGCACAGCATCTCCTCTGAGGTTTCAGCCAACCACGCTTCCTCCAAGGTTTTCTTTGACCCTGGAACGTACCAGTGTCTAGAGAACTGCGGCAGCGTAGCCCTGAACGTGGTGCGTCAAGGTGGAGACCTCACGAGCACCGTCTCAGTGGACTACCGGACGGAGGACGGCACTGCTAACGCCGGCTCCGACTACCAGTTCACTGAAGGAACTGTTATCTTCCAACCAGGCGAGACCGAGAAGGAAATCCGCATAGACATCATCGATGACGACATTTTCGAGGAAGATGAGCATTTCCTGGTCTACCTCAGCAACGTGAGAGTGACATCAGAGGCTGCTGGCTCAGACGGGGGCGGGGCTAACCACGTGGACGCCCTGGCAGGTTTGGGTCTTCCATGCACAGCCACTGTCACCATCTTCGATGATGACCACGCTGGTATCTTTACGTTCGAGGAGCCGGTGGTGACTGTGAGCGAGAGCATCGGGAggatggaggtgaaggtggtCCGGTCCTCGGGAGCTCGAGGAGTTGTGGTGGTGCCGTACAAAACCATGGAGGGGACGGCTAAAGGAGGCGGCGAggactttgaggacacacatgGAGTCCTGGAGTTTGACAATGATGAGATCAT cAAAATTATTGAGATCAATATAATCGATGATGAAGAATATGAGAAAAACAAGAACTTCTTCCTAGAGATTGGAGAACCTCAGCTGATGGAGATGAGTGAGAGGAAAG ctcTGTTGCTTCAGGAAGTCG GTGGATTCGTCCAAACAGGTGA AGATGTCTACAGGAAGGTCCAGGGCCGGGAGCATCCCGCCCCCTCTGCCATCATCAACATCACAG GGGAGGGGGGTGAGGAGGTTTGGACGAagaaggatgaagaggagcGGCGGGTCGCGGAGATGGGTCGACCGATGCTGGGAGAACACGTCAAGCTGGAGGTCACCATCGAGGAGTCGTACGAGTTCAAG AGCACCGTGGATAAACTCATCAAGAAGACCAACCTGGCTCTGCTGATCGGGACCAACAGCTGGAGGGAGCAGTTTGTGGAGGCCATCACAGTCGGCTCCGGTAAAGACTCCACGGGAGAGT GTGACGAGGACGAGTCCGGGGAGGAGAAGCTGCCGTCCTGCTTCGACTACGTCATGCACTTCCTCACCGTCTTCTGGAAACTCCTGTTTGCCTTAGTCCCTCCCACCGACTACTGGAACGGCTGGGCCTGCTTCGTGGTGTCCATCTCGGTCATCGGCATGCTGACGGCGGTGATCGGCGACCTGGCGTCTCATTTCGGCTGCACCGTCGGCCTCAAAGACTCTGTGACTGCTGTGGTGTTCGTGGCTTTGGGGACTTCAGTACCAG acaCCTTTGCCAGTAAAGTGTCGGCCATCCAGGACCAATACGCCGACGCCTCCATCGGCAATGTGACGGGAAGCAACGCGGTCAACGTCTTCCTGGGTATCGGCGTGGCCTGGTCCATCGCTGCCATCTACCACTACTCCCAGGGCCAGCAGTTCAAGGTGGACCCAGGAACGCTGGCCTTCTCCGTCACTCTCTTCACCATCTTCGCCTTTATCTGTTTCGGTGTCCTCCTCTACCGCCGGCGGCCGGAGATCGGAGGGGAGCTCGGTGGCCCCCGGGTCCCGAAGATTCTCACCACCTGCTTGTTCTTCAGCCTGTGGTTGATTTACATTGTGCTCTCCTCATTAGAAGCATATTGCCACGTTCAGGGATTCTAA
- the LOC128436818 gene encoding sodium/calcium exchanger 1 isoform X5, giving the protein MSRTRITPLFTANQLLLLVTFISSGLQLSAAGGSAEALRSNSTVSNTTKCGGDTTCKEGVILPMWKPDNPAFADRLARAAIYFVGLAFMFLGVSIIADRFMSSIEVITSQERQITIKKPNGEKITTTVRIWNETVSNLTLMALGSSAPEILLSVVEVCGHNFDAGELGPNTIVGSAAFNMFVIIGLCVSVIPEGQTRKVKHLRVFFVTATWSVFAYIWLYLILAVSSPGVVDIWEGLLTLFFFPICVGFAYVADRRLLFYKYMGKRYRAGKHRGMIIETEGEPELPSKVNVEMDRKMLSAPGEEFMDGDTGFDRKELEEEEARREVARILKELKQKHPEKEMEQLMELANYQVLNQQQKSRAFYRCQATRIMTGTGNILKKHAADQAKRANLHSISSEVSANHASSKVFFDPGTYQCLENCGSVALNVVRQGGDLTSTVSVDYRTEDGTANAGSDYQFTEGTVIFQPGETEKEIRIDIIDDDIFEEDEHFLVYLSNVRVTSEAAGSDGGGANHVDALAGLGLPCTATVTIFDDDHAGIFTFEEPVVTVSESIGRMEVKVVRSSGARGVVVVPYKTMEGTAKGGGEDFEDTHGVLEFDNDEIMKTVTVRIIDHEEYDKQATFYIELQEPYWNRRRWTGEQNPEEEGVRKEEQQGGEEVWTKKDEEERRVAEMGRPMLGEHVKLEVTIEESYEFKSTVDKLIKKTNLALLIGTNSWREQFVEAITVGSGKDSTGECDEDESGEEKLPSCFDYVMHFLTVFWKLLFALVPPTDYWNGWACFVVSISVIGMLTAVIGDLASHFGCTVGLKDSVTAVVFVALGTSVPDTFASKVSAIQDQYADASIGNVTGSNAVNVFLGIGVAWSIAAIYHYSQGQQFKVDPGTLAFSVTLFTIFAFICFGVLLYRRRPEIGGELGGPRVPKILTTCLFFSLWLIYIVLSSLEAYCHVQGF; this is encoded by the exons ATGAGCCGAACCAGGATCACACCCCTGTTCACCGCCAATCAGCTGCTTCTCCTGGTGACCTTCATCTCCTCTGGACTCCAGCTATCTGCAGCAGGAGGCTCTGCTGAGGCCCTCAGGTCCAACAGCACAGTCAGCAACACAACCAAATGCGGCGGAGACACCACCTGCAAAGAGGGCGTCATCCTGCCGATGTGGAAGCCGGACAACCCGGCCTTCGCCGACCGCCTCGCCAGAGCCGCCATTTACTTTGTGGGGTTGGCGTTCATGTTCCTGGGTGTCTCCATCATCGCTGACCGCTTCATGTCATCCATCGAAGTCATCACCTCCCAGGAAAGACAGATCACCATCAAGAAACCAAACGGTGAGAAGATCACCACAACGGTGCGGATCTGGAACGAGACTGTTTCCAACCTCACCCTGATGGCGCTGGGCTCCTCCGCCCCTGAAATCCTCCTGTCAGTCGTGGAGGTCTGTGGTCACAACTTTGACGCCGGTGAGCTCGGCCCAAACACCATTGTAGGAAGTGCGGCATTCAACATGTTTGTCATCATTGGCCTTTGTGTGTCCGTCATACCCGAAGGTCAGACCAGAAAGGTGAAGCACCTCCGGGTGTTCTTCGTCACGGCCACCTGGAGCGTGTTCGCGTACATCTGGCTCTACCTGATCCTCGCCGTCTCTTCTCCAGGGGTAGTTGATATATGGGAGGGGCTTCTcacactcttcttcttccccatTTGTGTTGGCTTCGCTTACGTGGCCGACCGCAGACTTCTTTTCTATAAATACATGGGCAAACGATACAGAGCAGGGAAGCACAGAGGAATGATCATCGAAACCGAGGGAGAACCAGAGCTTCCCTCAAAGGTCAACGTGGAAATGGACAGAAAGATGCTCAGCGCTCCTGGGGAGGAGTTCATGGACGGAGATACAGGGTTTGATaggaaggagctggaggaggaggaggcgcgcAGAGAGGTGGCCAGGATCCTCAAGGAgctgaaacaaaaacatccaGAGAAGGAGATGGAGCAGTTGATGGAGCTCGCTAATTATCAGGTTTTAAACCAGCAACAGAAGAGTCGGGCCTTCTACCGCTGTCAGGCGACCAGGATCATGACAGGaacaggaaacatcctgaagaaGCACGCCGCTGATCAGGCCAAGAGAGCCAATCTGCACAGCATCTCCTCTGAGGTTTCAGCCAACCACGCTTCCTCCAAGGTTTTCTTTGACCCTGGAACGTACCAGTGTCTAGAGAACTGCGGCAGCGTAGCCCTGAACGTGGTGCGTCAAGGTGGAGACCTCACGAGCACCGTCTCAGTGGACTACCGGACGGAGGACGGCACTGCTAACGCCGGCTCCGACTACCAGTTCACTGAAGGAACTGTTATCTTCCAACCAGGCGAGACCGAGAAGGAAATCCGCATAGACATCATCGATGACGACATTTTCGAGGAAGATGAGCATTTCCTGGTCTACCTCAGCAACGTGAGAGTGACATCAGAGGCTGCTGGCTCAGACGGGGGCGGGGCTAACCACGTGGACGCCCTGGCAGGTTTGGGTCTTCCATGCACAGCCACTGTCACCATCTTCGATGATGACCACGCTGGTATCTTTACGTTCGAGGAGCCGGTGGTGACTGTGAGCGAGAGCATCGGGAggatggaggtgaaggtggtCCGGTCCTCGGGAGCTCGAGGAGTTGTGGTGGTGCCGTACAAAACCATGGAGGGGACGGCTAAAGGAGGCGGCGAggactttgaggacacacatgGAGTCCTGGAGTTTGACAATGATGAGATCAT GAAGACAGTAACCGTTAGAATAATTGACCATGAGGAGTACGATAAGCAGGCGACCTTCTACATAGAGCTGCAGGAACCATACTGgaacaggaggagatggacaggT gagcagaacccagaagaagaaggagtcaggaaggaggagcagcag GGGGGTGAGGAGGTTTGGACGAagaaggatgaagaggagcGGCGGGTCGCGGAGATGGGTCGACCGATGCTGGGAGAACACGTCAAGCTGGAGGTCACCATCGAGGAGTCGTACGAGTTCAAG AGCACCGTGGATAAACTCATCAAGAAGACCAACCTGGCTCTGCTGATCGGGACCAACAGCTGGAGGGAGCAGTTTGTGGAGGCCATCACAGTCGGCTCCGGTAAAGACTCCACGGGAGAGT GTGACGAGGACGAGTCCGGGGAGGAGAAGCTGCCGTCCTGCTTCGACTACGTCATGCACTTCCTCACCGTCTTCTGGAAACTCCTGTTTGCCTTAGTCCCTCCCACCGACTACTGGAACGGCTGGGCCTGCTTCGTGGTGTCCATCTCGGTCATCGGCATGCTGACGGCGGTGATCGGCGACCTGGCGTCTCATTTCGGCTGCACCGTCGGCCTCAAAGACTCTGTGACTGCTGTGGTGTTCGTGGCTTTGGGGACTTCAGTACCAG acaCCTTTGCCAGTAAAGTGTCGGCCATCCAGGACCAATACGCCGACGCCTCCATCGGCAATGTGACGGGAAGCAACGCGGTCAACGTCTTCCTGGGTATCGGCGTGGCCTGGTCCATCGCTGCCATCTACCACTACTCCCAGGGCCAGCAGTTCAAGGTGGACCCAGGAACGCTGGCCTTCTCCGTCACTCTCTTCACCATCTTCGCCTTTATCTGTTTCGGTGTCCTCCTCTACCGCCGGCGGCCGGAGATCGGAGGGGAGCTCGGTGGCCCCCGGGTCCCGAAGATTCTCACCACCTGCTTGTTCTTCAGCCTGTGGTTGATTTACATTGTGCTCTCCTCATTAGAAGCATATTGCCACGTTCAGGGATTCTAA